The Synergistaceae bacterium genome has a segment encoding these proteins:
- the dnaX gene encoding DNA polymerase III subunit gamma/tau yields the protein MSLSLYRKYRPQNFSSVVGQRAAIDILTNALAKNRPGHAYLFSGSRGCGKTSVARIFAKALNCLDPQGVEPCEKCSNCVAITAGESLDVIEIDGASNNGVEEIRELKSNVTLAPFSSKYKIYIIDEVHMLSQAAFNALLKTLEEPPEHVIFIMATTEPHKVPVTIRSRCQHIPFHSIVAHDIFTRLQEICGLENVQAEDSALWEISRQADGALRDALSLLEQVISSGNVTLSSVELAFGVGSRSSFEKWVISLRENQEGAYIILKNMFDSGASPVRVFEEIFSLVRDLWLVSKWQNIAKSLGISEHDTKFLLEESPKWQSSELHKLLIVVLKLLRYARSGMRTDILLGMFELGLVKAPAPVNNNNIKQNFTPPRQVTPVPVIKPNEVTEETPLLREELMNSIKSKNFRVYCALIDSRPINQDGNLILDMQHRYCYEVLKLDRNAADLTACFDHYESITLRYGSLNYTCTKIKAKQDNTQAKPVKPAENNKRETQEIKRENHNQEVKPAPAKNSNSIIERVRNYLAAHQLPAEIVLLSTNEDFENDSDNDIDIAVTEGDNDE from the coding sequence CAAAACTTCAGTCGCTAGGATTTTCGCAAAGGCCTTGAATTGTCTTGATCCTCAGGGCGTTGAACCTTGTGAAAAGTGTTCTAATTGTGTAGCAATAACAGCAGGCGAGTCCCTTGACGTTATAGAAATTGACGGAGCTTCTAATAATGGAGTCGAAGAAATTCGCGAGCTTAAATCAAATGTTACTCTTGCGCCGTTCAGCTCAAAATATAAAATTTACATAATCGACGAAGTTCACATGTTGAGTCAGGCTGCTTTTAATGCGTTATTAAAGACTCTCGAAGAACCCCCCGAACACGTAATTTTTATCATGGCAACAACTGAGCCTCATAAAGTCCCCGTTACTATTAGATCACGCTGTCAGCATATCCCGTTCCATAGCATAGTAGCTCACGATATTTTTACGCGTTTACAGGAAATATGCGGGCTTGAAAATGTTCAGGCAGAAGACTCGGCTTTATGGGAGATTTCACGGCAGGCGGACGGAGCTTTGCGCGATGCTTTATCACTATTGGAGCAAGTTATTTCGTCCGGTAATGTTACTCTTTCAAGTGTTGAATTAGCTTTCGGGGTAGGCAGCCGGTCAAGTTTTGAAAAGTGGGTTATTTCTTTGCGCGAGAATCAAGAAGGAGCTTATATAATATTGAAGAATATGTTTGACTCCGGTGCATCGCCAGTCAGAGTCTTTGAAGAAATTTTTTCGCTCGTTCGTGATTTATGGCTCGTCTCAAAGTGGCAGAATATAGCAAAATCTCTCGGAATCAGCGAACATGACACAAAATTTTTGCTTGAAGAATCCCCTAAATGGCAGAGTTCAGAATTACATAAATTATTAATTGTCGTGCTGAAATTATTGCGTTATGCCCGCAGCGGAATGAGGACGGATATTTTACTGGGAATGTTTGAGCTCGGACTCGTGAAAGCTCCTGCTCCTGTAAATAATAATAATATCAAGCAAAATTTTACGCCCCCCCGTCAAGTAACGCCCGTGCCTGTTATCAAGCCTAATGAAGTAACAGAAGAGACCCCGCTATTACGTGAAGAATTAATGAATTCTATCAAGTCAAAAAATTTTAGAGTCTACTGTGCATTAATTGACTCTCGGCCCATTAATCAGGACGGGAATTTAATTTTAGATATGCAGCATAGATATTGTTATGAAGTCTTGAAACTTGACAGGAACGCAGCCGATTTAACAGCATGTTTTGATCACTATGAGAGCATTACTTTACGTTATGGGAGCTTGAATTATACTTGCACGAAAATTAAAGCAAAGCAGGATAATACACAAGCTAAACCCGTCAAGCCCGCAGAAAATAATAAACGCGAGACTCAAGAAATCAAGCGAGAAAATCATAATCAGGAAGTCAAGCCCGCGCCCGCAAAAAATTCAAATTCTATTATTGAACGAGTAAGAAATTATTTAGCTGCTCATCAATTACCCGCCGAAATTGTTTTATTGTCAACTAATGAAGATTTCGAGAATGACAGCGATAACGATATAGATATTGCAGTAACAGAAGGAGACAATGACGAATAA